A genomic segment from Nitrospira sp. encodes:
- a CDS encoding Mobile element protein has protein sequence MPQQTFADVSFEQYRKLTRRERFLDEMNRVVPWADLAATIAPVYPKAEGPGRPPVGVERMLRLHCLQQWFNLSDPAVEEALYDSRAMRQFVGIDLGREPVPDETTICKFRHLLEAHQLGEQLVARIGTYLAAQGVTVSRGTIVDATLISALSSTKNRTKARDPEMHQTKKGNQWYFGMKAHIGVDSRTKLIHSVAATAANVHDSQVLPDLLHGQETRVWGDAAYSGQRDVIQQHAPEATSFIQAKAHRHRPLSEEDRAKNRTKSKVRAKVEHAFLVIKRIFGWVKVRYRGLGKNTNWLFISCGLANLYLVRRRLLAGT, from the coding sequence ATGCCGCAACAGACGTTTGCAGACGTGTCGTTTGAACAGTACCGCAAGCTCACCCGCCGGGAGCGGTTTCTTGACGAGATGAATCGCGTCGTGCCGTGGGCGGACCTGGCGGCGACAATCGCGCCGGTTTATCCGAAGGCCGAGGGGCCGGGGCGGCCACCGGTGGGAGTCGAACGCATGCTGCGCCTCCACTGTCTGCAACAGTGGTTCAATCTGTCGGACCCGGCGGTGGAAGAGGCTCTGTATGATTCGCGAGCGATGCGACAGTTCGTCGGGATTGATCTGGGCCGCGAGCCGGTACCGGATGAGACCACGATCTGCAAATTTCGGCATCTCTTGGAGGCCCACCAGTTGGGCGAACAGCTCGTTGCGCGGATCGGGACCTATCTGGCTGCGCAGGGGGTGACGGTCAGCCGGGGCACCATCGTGGATGCCACCCTCATCAGTGCCCTCAGTTCGACAAAGAATCGCACCAAGGCGCGGGATCCGGAGATGCATCAGACGAAGAAAGGCAACCAGTGGTACTTCGGCATGAAGGCCCATATTGGCGTGGATAGCCGCACCAAGCTGATTCATTCGGTGGCGGCCACGGCGGCCAATGTGCATGACAGCCAGGTGTTGCCGGATCTGTTGCACGGTCAGGAGACGCGAGTATGGGGCGATGCCGCCTACAGCGGACAACGCGACGTGATTCAGCAACACGCCCCCGAGGCCACGAGTTTCATCCAGGCCAAGGCCCATCGGCATCGGCCCCTGAGTGAGGAGGACCGGGCGAAGAACCGGACGAAATCGAAAGTCCGGGCCAAAGTCGAGCATGCGTTCTTGGTGATCAAACGGATCTTTGGGTGGGTGAAAGTCCGCTACCGCGGACTCGGGAAGAATACCAATTGGCTCTTCATCAGCTGCGGCTTGGCAAATCTGTATCTGGTCCGACGGCGTCTGTTGGCGGGGACGTAA